The Paenibacillus sp. YPG26 genome includes a window with the following:
- a CDS encoding methyl-accepting chemotaxis protein gives MHKEGFNYHSSQVLNEKSVLAAIERSLAMIEFDIQGNVLWVNENFARAMGYTAAEMPGMHHQSFCTPEFIRSPEYSGFWANFKKGYAFQEKIMRVAKDGRILWLEATYTPIYNEDGEVHAVLKIATDITYRENATTRLTSELQNTAEDLLRRAAAGVARSQEVEAVMGQVAKEAHDNLASFELLEKQSNSIRGIVKTVRDIANRTNLLALNAAIEAAHAGEHGRGFNVVAGEVRKLAQQVQEAIQEVNSYTEGITSKVLETLSVTQRSQTSIEDSQTCIRQAVDEFLGIGEAARQLDAQAKVLADTL, from the coding sequence ATGCATAAAGAAGGATTTAACTACCACAGCTCCCAAGTCCTGAATGAGAAGTCTGTTCTTGCCGCCATTGAGCGGTCACTAGCCATGATCGAGTTCGATATCCAAGGAAATGTATTATGGGTAAATGAGAATTTCGCCAGAGCTATGGGTTATACCGCCGCAGAAATGCCGGGTATGCATCACCAGAGCTTCTGCACACCTGAATTCATACGCAGCCCTGAGTATTCAGGCTTCTGGGCGAACTTCAAGAAAGGTTATGCCTTTCAGGAGAAGATCATGCGCGTGGCCAAAGATGGAAGAATCTTATGGCTGGAGGCCACCTATACCCCCATTTACAATGAAGATGGGGAGGTTCATGCTGTCCTCAAGATTGCTACCGATATAACCTACCGGGAGAATGCCACTACCCGGTTAACCAGCGAGCTTCAGAATACGGCAGAGGATCTCCTGCGCAGGGCTGCCGCAGGCGTGGCCCGGAGTCAGGAAGTGGAGGCGGTCATGGGACAGGTGGCCAAGGAAGCACACGATAACCTAGCCTCGTTCGAGCTGCTGGAGAAGCAGAGCAATTCTATCCGGGGAATTGTTAAGACCGTTCGGGATATTGCGAACCGGACCAACCTGCTCGCTCTAAATGCCGCAATTGAGGCAGCTCATGCGGGTGAGCACGGAAGGGGCTTCAATGTGGTGGCGGGAGAAGTTCGCAAGCTGGCTCAGCAGGTACAGGAGGCTATACAGGAAGTGAATTCCTACACCGAGGGCATTACCAGCAAAGTCCTCGAGACACTAAGCGTGACCCAGCGTTCCCAAACCTCTATTGAAGATAGCCAGACCTGTATCCGGCAGGCTGTTGATGAATTTCTGGGTATCGGAGAAGCTGCACGACAGCTCGATGCCCAGGCCAAGGTACTTGCGGATACACTGTAA
- a CDS encoding HD domain-containing phosphohydrolase: MDGFTIGRKGSFLEEVHFDKNEIKLLSRGDGVEVLLQTIEKDRLFFVYPSDNSNVMEFFYILSGTLVCELDDEKIELGPHDYYTAKGLKDPIHFTALTDITYLWVITEQTFVHLSKDISKLMSMVKEVEKKDRYTYMHSDRVAEYAVKIAKKLKLNKEQLENLSIASILHDIGKIHIPEEVLNKPGRLTGDEYEMIKRHPADGAEMIKETYYGEIAPIIEQHHERLNGSGYPHGLTGEEILLEAKIIAVSDTFDAMTEDRAYRKASGAQVAMDELRRLTGSHYDKAVVDAFEDILKEEGRI, from the coding sequence ATGGATGGGTTCACAATCGGAAGGAAAGGGTCATTTCTTGAAGAAGTACACTTCGACAAGAATGAAATCAAGCTGCTTTCACGGGGAGATGGAGTAGAGGTTCTGCTTCAGACCATTGAGAAAGATAGATTGTTCTTTGTATATCCAAGTGATAATTCAAATGTAATGGAATTTTTCTATATATTGTCCGGCACGCTGGTATGCGAATTAGACGATGAGAAGATTGAACTTGGACCACATGATTATTATACGGCAAAAGGGCTTAAGGACCCGATTCATTTCACCGCACTGACCGATATTACGTACCTGTGGGTCATCACAGAGCAAACGTTTGTCCATCTGAGTAAGGATATCTCCAAGCTGATGAGCATGGTGAAGGAAGTGGAGAAGAAGGACCGCTACACCTATATGCATAGTGATCGGGTAGCGGAGTATGCGGTGAAGATCGCCAAGAAGCTGAAGCTGAATAAAGAACAGCTGGAGAATCTGTCTATCGCCTCCATTTTGCATGACATTGGCAAGATTCATATTCCTGAGGAGGTTCTGAATAAGCCGGGGCGCCTGACAGGTGACGAGTATGAAATGATCAAGAGACATCCCGCTGACGGGGCGGAAATGATCAAGGAGACCTACTACGGTGAGATTGCGCCTATTATTGAGCAGCATCATGAAAGGCTTAACGGGAGCGGTTACCCGCATGGGTTGACGGGGGAGGAGATCCTTCTCGAGGCCAAGATTATTGCGGTAAGCGACACGTTCGATGCGATGACCGAGGACCGGGCCTACCGTAAGGCTTCTGGCGCACAGGTGGCCATGGATGAGCTTCGGAGACTCACAGGCAGCCATTATGATAAGGCTGTTGTGGATGCTTTTGAGGATATTTTGAAAGAAGAGGGACGGATCTAG
- a CDS encoding phosphotransferase produces the protein MQLWPIVETGYGIRIRRATRVKDVYKIETGHAVYCLKAYDFPEEEVRFITRVLSCLDEHQFTRSQKVYPTVDQAAYLSHEGTYYTLTNWVHGQQPKFARTSDLRRGIATLAKFHLLATGFPALEAPESRIRYSRLPGELSDYKNLLLPHPRTNHLVEQCDEALELLQQPKVLEAVQQEQVNGAFIHGDYNYPNLVKDRKNTIHLIDFENTSMHVRTKDLAHILHRNCLWNAAGMLRLIEYYQRYRPMGTSELRLLLALLTAPYHVVRNLRIGGLRSAGPIIPSPGLLRRYQRELRAWL, from the coding sequence ATGCAGCTTTGGCCGATTGTTGAGACCGGGTACGGGATTCGTATACGCCGCGCGACCCGGGTCAAGGATGTCTATAAGATAGAGACCGGGCATGCCGTCTACTGCTTGAAAGCATATGACTTCCCGGAAGAAGAGGTCAGGTTTATTACGCGGGTTCTGTCCTGCCTGGATGAGCATCAGTTCACCCGGAGCCAGAAGGTCTATCCTACGGTAGATCAGGCGGCTTACCTCAGCCATGAGGGGACTTATTACACCCTGACGAACTGGGTACATGGACAGCAGCCCAAATTCGCAAGAACCAGCGACTTGAGACGAGGGATAGCCACCCTGGCCAAGTTCCATCTTCTAGCCACCGGCTTTCCGGCTCTGGAGGCACCCGAGTCACGGATCCGCTATTCCAGGCTGCCGGGTGAACTATCCGATTACAAGAACCTGCTGCTTCCTCACCCGAGAACGAATCACCTTGTAGAACAATGTGATGAAGCGCTGGAGCTCTTGCAGCAGCCCAAGGTGCTGGAAGCTGTTCAGCAGGAGCAGGTGAACGGTGCATTTATACATGGAGACTATAATTACCCCAATCTGGTCAAGGACAGGAAGAATACCATACACCTGATTGATTTCGAGAACACCTCCATGCATGTCAGAACTAAAGATCTGGCCCATATTCTGCATCGCAATTGCCTGTGGAACGCTGCGGGGATGCTTCGGTTAATCGAGTATTATCAGCGGTACCGTCCTATGGGCACCTCTGAGCTGCGCCTGCTTCTCGCCCTGCTGACAGCCCCCTATCACGTGGTCCGCAACCTCCGGATCGGGGGCCTCCGGAGCGCCGGGCCTATCATCCCTTCCCCAGGACTGCTTCGCAGATACCAGCGTGAACTTCGGGCTTGGCTCTAG
- a CDS encoding FAD-binding oxidoreductase translates to MDLYNGKPLWAEDKPDSPFTRSEMLNHYDVIIVGGGISGALSAYSLAAEGLSIAVIDRGAMGGGSTSANMGLLQYSSDVMLHELIEQIGRDKAIRFYKLCEQALTQLQEIAGKLDTPADFIRRNSLYFASEQSHVAPLKKEYDTLAAHGFKVDYWTEGDLRSYYPFSKPAALITYGDAEVNPVRFSRGILHQLHPHPVHVFEHVRVTGIEEAVHRLRVHTSVGPFHCSQVIFATGYDAAPGLMRTRVNLTRSYAIATEPVDDLSCWKDRVLIWETRRPYVYMRTTPDGRIIAGGLDEDTPGTKHSEASLRKQAETIRRKVLQLFPLPSLKTAFAWAGVFGQSVDSLPFIGRHPVKERIYYLLSYGGNGTVYGMVGAHILRDLILGRSNPDADIVKLARDADSTEEL, encoded by the coding sequence ATGGACTTATATAATGGCAAACCGCTGTGGGCGGAGGACAAGCCGGATTCCCCATTCACCCGAAGCGAAATGCTGAACCACTATGATGTCATCATTGTCGGCGGGGGAATATCCGGTGCCTTAAGCGCTTATTCCCTCGCGGCTGAGGGCCTGAGTATTGCTGTGATCGACAGGGGCGCCATGGGCGGCGGAAGTACCTCGGCAAATATGGGACTCCTCCAGTATTCAAGTGATGTTATGCTGCATGAATTGATTGAACAGATTGGCAGGGACAAGGCCATCCGCTTCTATAAATTATGCGAGCAGGCTCTGACTCAGCTGCAGGAGATTGCCGGTAAGCTGGATACGCCTGCAGACTTCATCCGCCGCAACAGTCTATATTTCGCAAGCGAACAGTCCCACGTGGCCCCGCTGAAGAAGGAGTATGACACGCTTGCCGCCCATGGCTTCAAGGTCGATTACTGGACGGAGGGTGACTTGCGCTCTTATTACCCCTTCTCGAAGCCGGCAGCCCTGATCACTTACGGCGATGCGGAGGTTAACCCTGTCAGGTTCAGCAGGGGAATTCTCCATCAATTACACCCGCACCCTGTGCATGTATTCGAACACGTCCGGGTAACCGGAATTGAGGAGGCCGTGCATCGGCTGAGGGTGCACACCTCAGTGGGTCCCTTTCATTGTTCCCAGGTGATATTCGCGACAGGCTATGATGCGGCCCCAGGCCTTATGCGGACCCGAGTGAATCTTACCCGCTCCTATGCCATTGCTACTGAACCTGTTGACGATCTCTCGTGCTGGAAGGATCGGGTATTAATCTGGGAGACCAGGCGGCCGTATGTGTACATGAGGACAACTCCCGATGGGCGAATTATAGCTGGCGGCTTGGACGAGGATACGCCGGGGACGAAGCATAGCGAGGCATCCCTTCGTAAGCAGGCCGAGACCATCAGGAGGAAGGTCCTGCAGTTATTTCCGCTGCCCAGCCTCAAGACCGCCTTCGCCTGGGCCGGGGTATTTGGCCAGTCGGTGGATAGCCTGCCTTTTATCGGAAGACATCCTGTCAAAGAGCGTATCTACTATCTGCTCAGCTACGGTGGCAACGGAACCGTGTATGGTATGGTGGGCGCGCATATTCTGAGAGATTTGATCCTGGGGCGGTCGAACCCCGACGCGGATATCGTGAAGCTTGCACGAGATGCCGACTCTACAGAGGAGTTGTAG
- a CDS encoding BadF/BadG/BcrA/BcrD ATPase family protein — MGQVTELTDQADKVVIGIDGGGTHTRAMVCNLRGEVLAYTEKGPASIYRDASAARNVTGAIEEALVQAGKSPEQVLGVAAGIAGYDTEDDLAWIMTLTRLPGLICPTWHVNDAVIAHQGALGMQPGIVVIAGTGSNILAITEEGQQLRNDQFHHYAASGARLIAYDAVYEILAGNTDSTDEGLIAAMKTHWHVETLSEFYQLAKKGFEADRQLRDRTFGRFAPWITEAASQGSSTAMRVCDRAVSQIKVGVELLGSSFANESVDVVLIGGVANSTYVSRALTRQLQCGSHRRYQVHKPILSPVAGAILLALHELGMPVLPAVITNLQRSPFARGSKEQPAGH; from the coding sequence ATGGGGCAGGTGACCGAGTTGACAGATCAGGCAGACAAAGTAGTAATTGGAATCGACGGGGGCGGCACACATACGCGCGCTATGGTGTGTAATCTACGCGGAGAGGTGCTGGCTTATACCGAGAAAGGCCCTGCCTCGATCTATAGGGACGCTTCTGCCGCGAGAAATGTGACGGGGGCTATCGAAGAGGCCTTGGTACAAGCAGGCAAGTCCCCGGAGCAGGTGCTCGGGGTCGCTGCCGGCATCGCCGGATATGATACGGAGGATGACTTGGCGTGGATTATGACGCTGACCCGGCTGCCCGGGTTAATCTGCCCGACATGGCATGTGAACGATGCTGTGATTGCACATCAAGGTGCCTTGGGGATGCAGCCGGGCATTGTCGTGATTGCGGGAACGGGTTCAAACATATTAGCCATTACAGAAGAGGGACAGCAGCTTAGAAATGATCAATTCCATCATTACGCAGCCAGCGGCGCGCGGCTCATTGCTTATGATGCCGTGTACGAGATCCTTGCCGGAAATACGGATTCTACAGATGAAGGCCTTATTGCTGCCATGAAGACACACTGGCATGTGGAGACCTTGTCTGAATTCTATCAGCTGGCGAAGAAGGGATTTGAAGCTGACCGGCAGCTCCGTGACCGTACCTTTGGCAGATTTGCGCCCTGGATTACGGAGGCAGCTTCCCAGGGAAGCTCAACAGCCATGCGGGTCTGCGATCGTGCCGTAAGCCAGATCAAAGTGGGCGTTGAGCTCTTGGGGAGCTCTTTTGCAAATGAATCCGTTGATGTCGTCCTGATTGGCGGTGTAGCCAATTCCACCTATGTAAGCAGAGCTCTGACCCGGCAGCTTCAGTGTGGATCCCATCGGCGGTATCAGGTTCATAAGCCTATCCTCTCTCCCGTGGCGGGTGCAATTCTTCTAGCTCTTCATGAGCTCGGAATGCCGGTCCTGCCCGCAGTGATCACGAATCTGCAGAGAAGCCCCTTTGCTAGGGGCAGCAAAGAACAGCCAGCGGGACATTAA
- a CDS encoding MarR family transcriptional regulator encodes MAESELLFEVATMFRTLLKGISHEWNKKNQLLSLAQFRVLYVLSKEGPRKVSQLAHALCITPAAITGITDKLLEEGYISRERAEKDRRVVNISITEKGEAIIQEAKEGHSEAIHSFFTLLPEEDMEHLRRIFGTMLQAMDK; translated from the coding sequence GTGGCTGAAAGTGAACTGCTATTCGAGGTAGCAACCATGTTCAGAACTCTGCTGAAGGGAATATCGCATGAGTGGAACAAGAAGAACCAGCTTCTAAGCCTGGCCCAGTTCCGAGTGCTCTATGTACTGAGCAAGGAGGGTCCCAGGAAGGTATCCCAGCTGGCCCATGCGCTCTGCATAACACCCGCAGCGATCACGGGGATTACCGACAAGCTGCTTGAAGAGGGTTATATAAGTCGCGAGCGCGCCGAGAAGGACAGGCGGGTCGTGAATATTTCCATAACAGAGAAAGGGGAAGCGATCATCCAAGAAGCGAAGGAAGGCCATAGTGAAGCGATCCACTCGTTCTTCACTCTGCTGCCTGAAGAAGATATGGAGCATTTGAGACGTATTTTTGGCACCATGCTGCAGGCCATGGACAAATAA
- a CDS encoding MDR family MFS transporter — protein sequence MEHLSHKRKITIMFGIMAAMFFAAINQTITSTAMPRIIAILDGMDYYTWTINIYLLTSTIATVLVGKLSDIYGRKPFILIGILLFMIGAFLTGTSSDVYQFIIYRGIQGIGAGIIQSTAFTAVGDLFSPRERGKWMGYMTAIFGFSSVLGPTLGGYLVDNMDWHWLFWIFLPLGIVAFIMILMLFPKVERRPSEGIDYLGSLFITTTIVPLLLAFSWAGTKYEWGSSEILGLLGATLVSAIIFVFVQSKVKNPILPLHLFKNSVVTISNIIGFIMNFGLMGAMIYISFFVQGVLGISPTLAGYVTMPMSIVMVVMSAIAGQLIAKKGKYKRYALIGVPIMIAGMAIMIVMNSVGTAILSMAVFGMGLGLAMPVFSLATQNAVSHKELGVVTASNQLFRNLGGTIGIAVMGTVMSNNLTTNLKNALQSSSSTLDPSKVDPALAEKLRAFADPQMLMNKPVLEATQAKLPAEVQPMFAQMIDSIRDALGTTLSTVFLTGTLVLVVAFVLVFFLKELPLRTTNQTAGESTPQGSSEDGASSKLVAE from the coding sequence ATGGAGCACTTATCACATAAACGAAAAATCACGATCATGTTCGGCATTATGGCCGCCATGTTCTTCGCCGCGATCAATCAGACGATTACCAGCACAGCAATGCCGCGGATTATCGCGATCCTTGATGGTATGGATTATTACACCTGGACCATCAATATCTATCTACTTACATCTACAATTGCGACTGTTCTTGTCGGCAAGCTGTCCGATATTTATGGCCGCAAGCCCTTCATATTAATTGGTATTCTATTATTTATGATCGGGGCTTTCTTGACGGGGACCTCCTCTGACGTCTATCAGTTCATCATCTACCGGGGGATCCAGGGAATTGGCGCCGGGATTATCCAATCTACGGCATTCACAGCTGTAGGGGACTTGTTCTCTCCACGCGAGCGCGGTAAATGGATGGGCTATATGACCGCAATCTTCGGCTTCTCCAGTGTGCTTGGACCTACGCTGGGCGGTTATCTGGTGGACAATATGGACTGGCACTGGCTGTTCTGGATCTTCCTGCCGCTCGGAATTGTGGCCTTCATCATGATTCTTATGTTGTTCCCTAAAGTGGAACGCAGACCGTCCGAGGGGATCGACTATCTCGGCTCTCTCTTCATCACTACCACTATCGTTCCCCTTCTGCTCGCTTTCTCATGGGCAGGCACGAAATATGAATGGGGATCATCGGAGATTTTAGGGCTTCTTGGTGCAACCCTTGTATCTGCCATTATCTTTGTCTTTGTGCAGTCCAAAGTGAAGAATCCAATTCTTCCACTTCATCTGTTCAAGAACAGCGTGGTGACCATCTCCAACATTATCGGCTTCATTATGAACTTTGGATTGATGGGAGCCATGATCTATATCTCCTTCTTTGTGCAAGGTGTTCTCGGTATCAGCCCAACTCTTGCCGGTTATGTTACCATGCCGATGTCGATCGTTATGGTGGTTATGAGTGCTATTGCAGGACAACTGATTGCCAAGAAGGGCAAATACAAGCGTTATGCGCTGATCGGGGTACCGATTATGATCGCCGGCATGGCCATTATGATCGTGATGAATAGTGTGGGAACCGCCATTCTTAGTATGGCTGTGTTCGGAATGGGTCTTGGACTCGCTATGCCGGTCTTCTCCCTGGCCACACAGAACGCCGTATCCCATAAGGAGCTGGGTGTTGTTACCGCGTCCAATCAGCTCTTCCGGAATCTTGGAGGTACCATTGGGATCGCTGTAATGGGTACGGTCATGTCCAACAACCTGACGACCAATTTGAAGAATGCTCTTCAATCGTCATCAAGCACGCTTGATCCCAGCAAGGTAGACCCGGCGCTTGCCGAGAAACTGCGCGCCTTTGCGGATCCGCAGATGCTCATGAACAAGCCCGTGCTTGAGGCAACTCAGGCCAAGCTTCCGGCAGAGGTACAGCCTATGTTCGCACAGATGATTGACAGCATCCGGGATGCGCTCGGCACGACATTGTCCACCGTGTTCCTGACAGGAACGCTCGTGCTCGTAGTCGCCTTTGTCCTTGTGTTCTTCCTTAAGGAGCTTCCTCTGCGGACCACGAACCAGACCGCAGGAGAATCCACTCCGCAAGGCAGCAGTGAAGATGGAGCCTCATCAAAGCTTGTAGCTGAATAG
- a CDS encoding EVE domain-containing protein codes for MLDEPQQLRLPLQEQGRYWIGVVSASHVARGVEGGFAQLCHGKSAPLKRMQPGDWLIYYSPRTDMANGQPLQAFTAIGQVADDRVYEYRMSETFVPFRRNIRYSPCREVKISSLLQQLSFTKGVTNWGYRFRFGHLEIGREDFLIIAEAMLQSSCLEQAAGIHEGNL; via the coding sequence ATGCTTGATGAACCACAACAGCTTCGGCTTCCGCTGCAGGAACAAGGCCGATATTGGATCGGTGTGGTGTCCGCCTCACATGTGGCCCGGGGGGTGGAGGGCGGATTCGCCCAGCTGTGTCATGGCAAGTCTGCCCCGCTTAAGCGGATGCAGCCCGGAGACTGGCTTATCTATTACTCCCCCCGGACAGATATGGCGAATGGACAGCCGCTTCAAGCTTTCACCGCGATCGGACAAGTCGCGGATGACCGGGTGTATGAATACCGCATGTCAGAGACCTTTGTGCCCTTCCGGAGAAATATCCGCTACTCTCCATGCCGGGAAGTGAAGATCAGCTCCCTGCTTCAGCAGCTCAGCTTCACCAAGGGGGTAACCAATTGGGGCTACCGCTTCCGCTTTGGACATCTTGAGATCGGCAGAGAGGACTTCCTGATCATTGCGGAAGCCATGCTGCAATCAAGCTGCTTGGAGCAGGCCGCAGGCATCCATGAAGGGAACCTGTAG
- a CDS encoding nucleotide excision repair endonuclease, translated as MINITIPTPDVTIHKQENPQLSHIYGFTDFHLISREVGGIFMFYNDRDELLFVGKARKLRPRIKKHFEDTVSPIKLHRDEVARIEVCVVEDPVHREIYETYIINELRAKYNVDNVFFR; from the coding sequence ATGATTAACATTACTATTCCTACACCGGACGTAACGATTCATAAGCAGGAGAATCCTCAGCTGAGCCATATTTACGGGTTCACGGACTTTCACCTGATCTCCAGAGAAGTTGGCGGGATATTTATGTTCTACAACGACCGGGATGAGCTGCTGTTCGTAGGTAAGGCCAGAAAGCTGAGACCCAGAATTAAGAAGCACTTCGAAGATACGGTATCCCCAATCAAATTACACCGGGATGAAGTGGCCCGGATTGAGGTTTGTGTAGTAGAGGACCCGGTTCATAGAGAAATTTATGAGACGTATATTATTAATGAGCTTAGGGCGAAATACAATGTTGACAACGTATTTTTCAGGTAA
- a CDS encoding zinc ribbon domain-containing protein YjdM, with translation MSKLPSCPKCNSEYTYEDGSLLICPECAYEWAPGSENGQEEDQKIIKDANGNILNDGDSVTVIKDLKVKGSSSVLKIGTKVKNIRLVDGDHDIDCKIDGFGAMKLKSEFVKKI, from the coding sequence ATGTCAAAATTGCCAAGCTGTCCAAAATGCAACTCAGAATATACATATGAGGATGGAAGTCTTCTTATATGCCCGGAATGCGCCTATGAGTGGGCTCCAGGTTCCGAGAACGGCCAAGAAGAGGACCAGAAGATAATCAAAGATGCTAATGGGAATATCCTGAACGATGGGGACTCGGTAACGGTAATCAAGGACCTTAAGGTCAAGGGAAGCTCATCCGTTCTGAAGATCGGAACCAAAGTGAAGAATATACGTCTGGTTGACGGAGACCATGATATCGATTGTAAAATTGACGGCTTCGGTGCCATGAAGCTCAAATCGGAGTTCGTAAAGAAAATATAG
- a CDS encoding LLM class flavin-dependent oxidoreductase, whose protein sequence is MEIGISTFVETTPDVHTGEVVSHAQRLREVVEEIVLADQVGLDVFGVGEHHREDYAASSPAVVLAAAASQTTRIRLTSAVTVLSSADPVRVFQDFATLDGISSGRAEIMAGRGSFIESFPLFGYDLDDYNELFEEKLALLLKIRESEKVSWSGGHRPAIDNLGVYPRPVQNPLPVWVGSGGNQESVVRAGLLGLPLVLAIIGGSPLQFAPLVQLYKKAAAHAGHDASKLPVASHSHGFIAENTGLAADKFFPSTQAAMSKLGRERGWGPYTRASFDAARRFEGALYVGDPETVAEKIIHLRKHVGITRFLLHVPVGSMPHEEVMNAIKLLGTEVAPRVREEISRWEADQETNG, encoded by the coding sequence GTGGAGATAGGGATTAGCACATTTGTAGAAACAACGCCGGATGTTCACACCGGAGAGGTGGTAAGTCATGCCCAGCGGCTACGTGAAGTGGTGGAGGAGATTGTGCTCGCCGATCAGGTGGGGCTGGATGTATTCGGAGTAGGTGAGCATCACCGTGAGGATTATGCGGCGTCTTCGCCTGCCGTCGTACTGGCAGCTGCAGCGTCCCAGACTACGCGGATCAGGCTGACCAGTGCGGTGACAGTTCTCTCCTCAGCCGATCCGGTCCGGGTATTCCAGGACTTCGCCACCCTGGATGGAATATCGAGCGGGCGTGCGGAGATTATGGCGGGAAGAGGTTCTTTTATCGAGTCGTTCCCGCTGTTCGGATATGATCTGGATGACTACAACGAATTGTTCGAGGAGAAGCTTGCGCTCCTGCTCAAAATCCGCGAGTCCGAGAAGGTAAGCTGGAGCGGCGGGCACCGTCCGGCCATAGATAACCTCGGTGTATATCCCCGTCCGGTTCAGAATCCTCTTCCCGTATGGGTGGGCAGCGGTGGGAACCAGGAATCCGTGGTCCGCGCCGGTCTGCTCGGACTTCCGCTGGTGCTCGCCATCATCGGAGGCAGCCCCTTGCAGTTCGCTCCGCTCGTGCAGCTGTATAAGAAGGCCGCCGCCCATGCCGGGCATGACGCTTCGAAGCTTCCCGTAGCTTCACACTCACACGGCTTCATTGCGGAGAATACCGGGCTTGCCGCAGACAAGTTCTTCCCATCCACACAGGCAGCAATGAGCAAGCTGGGACGGGAACGCGGCTGGGGGCCTTATACCCGAGCCTCCTTTGACGCCGCACGGCGGTTCGAAGGCGCTCTGTATGTAGGCGATCCCGAGACGGTGGCGGAGAAGATCATTCACCTGCGCAAGCACGTGGGCATCACCCGCTTCCTGCTGCACGTTCCGGTCGGCTCAATGCCGCATGAGGAAGTCATGAATGCGATCAAGCTGCTTGGTACCGAAGTCGCCCCGCGGGTGCGTGAGGAGATATCCAGGTGGGAAGCAGACCAGGAGACGAATGGCTGA